A single window of Thalassomonas viridans DNA harbors:
- a CDS encoding DUF2878 domain-containing protein codes for MLINALVFNLMWFGCIYWGNPFSLLVPVWAVLHLRFSRNSKLESRYVLLVTILGTTIDSLLMNFGVFDFAQTGFIVPFWLIMIWLSFALTLNSSLKFLQRHTLIQFLAGAVFPPLSYFAGYALGAVSFGYSTLFTLLLLSLIWSQLMVLLFRLNTWIGVNKGHENNIHYA; via the coding sequence ATGCTTATCAACGCACTTGTTTTTAACCTGATGTGGTTTGGTTGTATCTATTGGGGTAACCCCTTTTCGCTGCTGGTGCCTGTGTGGGCGGTTTTGCACCTGCGCTTTAGTCGCAATAGCAAACTGGAGAGCCGTTATGTGCTGCTGGTGACCATACTCGGCACCACAATAGACAGCCTGCTGATGAACTTCGGTGTGTTCGACTTTGCGCAAACCGGTTTTATTGTGCCGTTTTGGCTGATCATGATCTGGCTGAGTTTTGCTTTAACCTTAAATTCCAGCCTGAAGTTTTTGCAGCGCCACACTCTTATACAGTTTCTGGCGGGCGCTGTTTTCCCGCCGCTGAGCTATTTTGCCGGATACGCCTTAGGCGCCGTCAGCTTCGGTTATTCCACTTTGTTTACCTTATTGTTGCTCAGCCTGATCTGGAGCCAGTTAATGGTGCTGTTATTTCGTTTAAACACCTGGATAGGAGTCAATAAAGGCCATGAAAATAATATTCATTATGCTTAG
- a CDS encoding DUF3833 domain-containing protein, translated as MKQATGWLKVKLLLMLVVLLSSCSTDIKHYQGSTPALDIQEYFNGPVVAWGIVQDYQHKVTRRFCVELNGSWQQEQGLLKEVFYFKDGEISHRNWRLTRQGNQYLGLAEDVIGTAGGEQLGYAFRWQYRLAVDIDGENYHFDLDDWMYRIDDYRVFNKTQMKKFGITLAEITLFFDKEQPLRQC; from the coding sequence ATGAAGCAGGCAACAGGGTGGTTAAAAGTTAAATTATTGCTGATGCTGGTGGTGTTGCTCAGCAGCTGCTCCACCGACATCAAGCACTACCAGGGCAGTACGCCTGCTTTGGATATTCAGGAGTATTTCAACGGTCCTGTGGTCGCCTGGGGCATAGTGCAGGATTATCAGCATAAGGTGACGCGGCGTTTTTGTGTGGAACTTAACGGCAGCTGGCAGCAGGAGCAGGGGCTGCTAAAAGAAGTGTTTTATTTTAAAGACGGTGAAATCTCCCACCGCAACTGGCGCCTGACCCGGCAAGGCAACCAATATCTGGGGCTGGCGGAGGATGTTATCGGTACTGCCGGGGGAGAGCAGCTTGGTTATGCCTTCAGGTGGCAATACCGCCTGGCGGTGGATATTGATGGCGAGAATTATCATTTTGATCTGGATGACTGGATGTACCGTATTGATGACTACCGGGTTTTTAACAAAACTCAAATGAAAAAGTTCGGCATTACCCTGGCGGAAATCACTTTGTTTTTCGATAAAGAGCAGCCCCTGCGTCAGTGTTAG
- a CDS encoding MarR family winged helix-turn-helix transcriptional regulator encodes MTDKVEKPLDLISHLPFRLAVVSNLLALDRDWKIRNLTDLEPREMRVLLNIGSYMPIKSADIAYQSRLDSYTVSRAVKKLLALGLIESRQDEVKKNVKNLYLNEQGKALYQKLIKAMDERASLLEEVLTDNEKSLFFDMLERIENKTEAILASQASALMEAGLEAPADQKELIRWHKKTNSK; translated from the coding sequence TTGACCGACAAAGTAGAAAAACCGTTAGATTTAATCTCCCACCTGCCGTTTCGTCTGGCGGTGGTCAGTAACCTGTTGGCCCTGGACAGGGACTGGAAAATCAGAAACCTGACCGACCTGGAACCCAGGGAGATGCGGGTGCTGCTTAACATTGGCTCTTACATGCCGATAAAATCGGCGGATATTGCCTACCAGTCAAGGCTGGATTCCTATACGGTCAGCCGGGCGGTAAAAAAATTGCTGGCACTGGGATTAATCGAGTCGCGCCAGGATGAGGTAAAAAAGAACGTTAAAAACCTCTACCTGAACGAGCAGGGCAAGGCCTTATATCAAAAGCTGATAAAGGCCATGGATGAAAGGGCCAGCTTGCTGGAAGAGGTATTAACGGATAATGAAAAGTCGCTGTTTTTTGACATGCTTGAGCGCATTGAAAATAAAACCGAGGCCATTTTAGCGAGCCAGGCAAGCGCCTTGATGGAAGCTGGCCTGGAAGCACCGGCAGATCAAAAAGAGCTTATCCGCTGGCATAAAAAAACCAACAGTAAATAA
- a CDS encoding carboxymuconolactone decarboxylase family protein — MPLVTPLAADADEDIAQLAKFFNETLGFCPNSVLTMQRRPAIAKAFINLNMAVMENKGRVTAEQKRLIGYITSANTGCRYCEAHTILAAERYGGSEQRLENIWSFRESDLYTDAEKAAFELALAASSVPNAVTDEITATMHKYWDDGEIVEILGVIALFGYLNRWNDSMGTTMEPGAVDAGERLLANSSWSRGKHV, encoded by the coding sequence ATGCCATTAGTTACCCCGCTAGCAGCCGATGCCGATGAAGACATTGCCCAGCTGGCAAAATTTTTTAACGAAACCTTAGGTTTTTGCCCCAACAGCGTATTAACCATGCAGCGCCGCCCGGCCATTGCCAAAGCCTTTATTAACTTGAATATGGCGGTGATGGAAAACAAAGGCCGGGTAACCGCCGAGCAAAAACGTTTGATCGGTTATATCACCAGCGCCAATACCGGTTGCCGCTACTGCGAAGCTCATACCATTTTGGCGGCAGAGCGTTACGGCGGCAGCGAACAGCGCCTGGAAAATATCTGGTCGTTTCGGGAAAGCGATCTCTATACCGATGCCGAAAAAGCCGCTTTTGAACTGGCCCTGGCAGCCTCAAGCGTGCCTAATGCGGTAACAGATGAAATCACGGCAACCATGCATAAATATTGGGATGACGGCGAAATTGTCGAAATCTTAGGTGTTATCGCCCTGTTCGGTTATTTAAACCGCTGGAACGACTCTATGGGCACCACCATGGAACCGGGCGCCGTCGATGCCGGTGAACGTTTGCTCGCCAATTCCAGCTGGAGCCGCGGCAAGCATGTTTAA
- a CDS encoding chalcone isomerase family protein: MKIIFIMLSFCAWAFWVYPARILSDSGEPVPEITDKSQLVLVGQAQFSVLFWDIYQSRLYTSSGQFSRDEKPLLFEINYQKDISRRELLSATIEQWQHLAVAEQDYQQYIPRLEALWPDISAGDSLTLFSDHRGSYFYFNGNYLGRITDAEFAGLFLDIWLSPKTSRPRLRQDLLGIKP, encoded by the coding sequence ATGAAAATAATATTCATTATGCTTAGCTTCTGTGCCTGGGCGTTTTGGGTTTACCCGGCGAGGATTCTCTCCGATTCCGGCGAACCTGTACCTGAGATTACTGATAAAAGCCAATTGGTGCTTGTAGGGCAGGCACAGTTTTCCGTGCTGTTTTGGGATATATATCAAAGCCGTTTATATACCTCTTCAGGGCAGTTTAGCCGGGATGAAAAGCCGCTGTTGTTTGAAATTAACTACCAAAAAGATATTTCCCGGCGGGAGCTGTTGTCGGCAACCATAGAGCAATGGCAGCACCTGGCGGTAGCCGAGCAGGATTATCAGCAGTATATTCCACGCCTTGAGGCCCTGTGGCCGGATATCAGCGCCGGGGATAGCCTGACTTTGTTTTCAGATCACCGCGGCAGTTATTTTTATTTTAATGGCAACTACCTGGGCAGGATAACCGACGCTGAGTTTGCCGGGCTGTTTCTTGATATCTGGCTGTCGCCGAAAACAAGCCGGCCACGACTCAGGCAAGACTTGCTGGGGATAAAACCATGA